Proteins encoded by one window of Sphaerodactylus townsendi isolate TG3544 linkage group LG02, MPM_Stown_v2.3, whole genome shotgun sequence:
- the OLFML1 gene encoding olfactomedin-like protein 1: MRGHRSPNSHFKSFNFCILSSFSAEPARITFKPQVPFLECFLFNYSGKFTETMAAVPLRFLLISFFTCIPGDAQYVMQDAALLHYINRRILSVENRLEKCNRDIVDFVQEFREFSKRMMSRLEGLNVLKTELKNDVDHLLSRVERAQREIDYFESEKESSNTCVEIDEDLVEQQLIEEEETRRKVKLMLNASCNYMLAGIKSLKIVKKAGDTDGSWLKDPEKNYQKIYFLTGTKNKIVLEFANIRVFTESSDTQSARRVALPFPWQGTGHTVYNGFLFYHRHGSLNEIIKFDIQNRSTTGQMLLSGVGEAPAYELNPSTKIDLAVDELGLWTIYTESNTNGKLVITKINPETMTEEHTWDTPCKRQNAEAAFMMCGALYVLYNSPVGGTSRIECIYDTLQTISPHEVLQFHFPKRQASHSMVHYNSREKQLFAWDNGSQIIYKFLTKQKS; the protein is encoded by the exons ATGAGAGGCCATAGGAgcccaaacagccattttaaaTCATTCAACTTTTGCATTCTTTCTTCCTTCAGTGCCGAGCCAGCAAGAATTACATTCAAGCCTCAAGTGCCATTCTTGGAGTGTTTTCTTTTCAATTATTCAGGAAAGTTTACTGAAACAATGGCAGCTGTACCACTCAGATTCttattaatttctttctttaCATGTATCCCTGGAGATGCACAGTATGTCATGCAAGATGCTGCACTGTTGCATTATATCAACCGAAGAATTCTCTCAGTAGAG AACAGACTGGAGAAGTGCAATAGAGATATAGTGGACTTTGTACAAGAATTTCGGGAGTTTTCTAAGAGGATGATGTCTCGCCTGGAAGGACTCAACGTTTTAAAGACAGAACTTAAAAATGATGTGGACCATTTGCTATCAAGAGTGGAAAGAGCTCAAAGAGAAATTGACTACTTTGAATCAGAAAAAGAATCTTCTAATACATGTGTGGAAATAGATGAAGATCTTGTAGAGCAGCAGTTAATCGAAGAGGAAGAGACAAGAAGGAAAGTGAAGCTCATGCTTAATGCAA GTTGCAACTACATGCTTGCAGGCATCAAATCCCTAAAGATAGTAAAGAAGGCTGGAGACACTGATGGCTCATGGTTGAAAGACCCAGAGAAGAATTACCAGAAGATTTACTTCTTAACTGGGACAAAGAACAAAATTGTTTTAGAGTTTGCAAACATTCGTGTTTTTACTGAAAGCAGTGACACACAATCTGCTCGGAGAGTTGCCCTGCCCTTTCCCTGGCAAGGAACAGGCCACACTGTATATAATGGTTTTCTCTTTTATCACAGACATGGCTCCTTAAATGAGATAATAAAGTTTGATATTCAAAACAGAAGCACAACTGGCCAGATGTTGCTGTCAGGTGTTGGTGAAGCACCTGCCTATGAACTTAATCCTTCTACTAAAATAGACCTGGCTGTAGATGAATTGGGATTATGGACAATCTACACAGAATCAAATACTAATGGGAAACTAGTAATTACTAAAATTAACCCTGAAACGATGACTGAGGAGCATACCTGGGATACACCCTGTAAAAGACAGAATGCTGAAGCCGCTTTCATGATGTGTGGTGCGCTGTATGTTTTGTACAACTCACCAGTGGGAGGTACATCTCGCATAGAGTGCATTTATGACACTTTACAAACCATCAGTCCACATGAAGTCCTCCAGTTTCATTTTCCCAAACGTCAAGCAAGTCATTCCATGGTACATTATAACTCCAGGgaaaagcagctgtttgcctggGATAATGGGTCCCAAATTATTTACAAATTCCTGACAAAGCAAAAAAGTTAA